A window of the Acidithiobacillus thiooxidans ATCC 19377 genome harbors these coding sequences:
- the smc gene encoding chromosome segregation protein SMC, which produces MRLSAIILQGFKSFRENTRIQISANPVVIVGPNGCGKSNTVDALRWVLGESSARQLRGGTLSDVISNGGGSRPATSQASVELRFDNSDGTAPGAFAEVAEISVKRSLDRKGDSLYRINGARCRRRDVSDLFLGTGLGSSTYAIVEQGTIGRIIEARPDDLRAMLEEAGGISRYKERRRETAQRIAETREHLQRLHDIHGEMDGQWQRLQRQAEAARKMRALRIEERQWQWWTVSERLQMLETEAQVLNQRRDELQSKNRTLEESRQLTEQGLERLRQEARVGQDSLSAAQAGLYAVQADLSEADHQLKEHHAQIQRVQSGMAQFQNQQQKIQDEIQRQLDSEKQRQERLLVLLDRREALSTEEESTRQARQAAERQAEEQEQARQLGVQKVADLRRKRDVLLAQIRELEPRLQDMDRRLGRFVQEIPSERPALDAAELRVQTLEENLNTATQHLATLREELAQQQKQIENLREPRESAQGQLQECKARHKALESLLQRLQKSSPAGVSGQGLLMDCLQVRKGWEAAIERVLGDRLHARVLAAPEQSVKHSTLWESAEELTSLSEDALLRMLKIPDRLRKGMQDWLWGLRTAPDLASAMAKRHELGAGEAWITPLGVIVHAMGVTFPEQEDAASLLQCRRELEDNQQLMTAAEAQAVATQTALNEAQEALRVLQIPLREAEAQVQKLGRELAQERESVARLRSRVESEDQQRTERQMEAQRLESEKTASSERLSGLRKAFADEEENWAVQEKQLREAQQKADKDKRRVQELRNTYGRLREERQQLELQVQKLQTESAAAQQRGDDLQQQDLQLMQSIALSCQNLEALQQALPDLQDKQKTLQDRLGEQQAIVQKHQESAQAIDLQIRTLEQQRHPLETQLRNLQKNLAQTEQEMAALQVRLEENGLRAAELAENLGENPGPCPDSRSMEEQLARIAAAIQRLGNVNLAAEEELKELEERRGNLLSQVEDVETALNSLEEAMAAMDQETISRFSETLHQVNQELQNLFAILFGGGQAALSLLGDDLLDAGLVLRAQPPGKRNASLQQLSGGEKALTAIALVFALFRLNPAPFCVLDEVDAPLDDANVGRFCHLVQEMAVQTQFLIVTHRNLTMQVGEQLIGVTMTEPGVSRIVPVSVAETLAAAADSESYAAN; this is translated from the coding sequence ATGCGCCTCTCGGCTATTATTCTTCAAGGCTTCAAGTCCTTTCGCGAAAACACCCGCATCCAGATCAGCGCCAATCCGGTAGTGATTGTCGGACCCAATGGTTGTGGCAAGTCCAATACTGTGGACGCCCTGCGCTGGGTGCTTGGTGAGTCTTCCGCCCGGCAATTAAGAGGCGGCACCCTGAGCGATGTCATTTCCAATGGGGGGGGCAGTCGTCCGGCAACTTCCCAGGCCAGTGTGGAATTGCGTTTTGACAATAGTGATGGCACTGCGCCCGGTGCATTTGCCGAAGTGGCCGAAATCAGTGTCAAACGCAGTCTGGACCGCAAGGGCGACAGTCTTTACCGGATTAACGGCGCGCGTTGCCGGCGGCGGGATGTCAGTGATCTGTTTTTGGGTACAGGTTTGGGCAGCAGTACCTATGCCATTGTCGAACAGGGAACCATTGGTCGGATTATTGAAGCGCGTCCTGATGATCTGCGCGCCATGCTGGAAGAGGCGGGGGGAATCAGCCGCTATAAGGAAAGGCGTCGGGAAACCGCCCAGCGCATTGCCGAAACCCGGGAACATTTGCAACGCCTGCATGATATTCACGGTGAAATGGATGGTCAGTGGCAGCGTTTGCAACGTCAGGCCGAAGCTGCCCGGAAAATGCGGGCCTTGCGCATTGAAGAACGTCAATGGCAATGGTGGACGGTTTCTGAACGCCTGCAGATGCTGGAGACGGAAGCACAAGTCCTGAATCAGCGCCGCGATGAATTACAGTCCAAAAACCGGACATTGGAAGAAAGCCGCCAGTTGACCGAGCAGGGTCTGGAGCGCTTGCGACAGGAAGCGCGGGTCGGTCAGGACAGCCTGAGCGCCGCCCAGGCCGGTCTGTATGCTGTTCAGGCGGATCTCAGTGAAGCCGATCATCAACTGAAAGAACATCATGCTCAGATTCAGCGTGTTCAGTCGGGAATGGCGCAATTTCAGAACCAACAGCAAAAAATCCAGGACGAAATACAACGCCAACTGGATAGTGAAAAACAACGACAAGAACGCCTTCTGGTTTTGCTGGATCGTCGTGAAGCCTTAAGCACAGAGGAGGAGTCAACTCGCCAAGCCCGTCAGGCCGCAGAGCGTCAGGCTGAAGAGCAGGAACAGGCACGACAGTTGGGCGTGCAAAAGGTTGCTGATTTGCGCCGCAAACGTGATGTGCTGCTGGCTCAGATCCGCGAGCTGGAGCCGCGTTTACAGGATATGGATAGGCGCCTGGGGCGTTTTGTTCAGGAAATACCATCAGAACGCCCTGCTCTCGATGCGGCCGAACTGCGTGTGCAAACGCTGGAAGAGAACCTGAATACGGCAACCCAGCATCTTGCAACTTTGCGTGAGGAATTGGCCCAACAACAAAAACAGATTGAGAACCTGCGCGAGCCCCGTGAAAGTGCCCAGGGCCAGTTGCAAGAGTGCAAGGCCCGCCACAAGGCACTCGAAAGCCTATTGCAACGCCTGCAAAAATCCAGTCCTGCGGGGGTATCCGGGCAAGGGTTGTTGATGGATTGTTTGCAGGTTCGCAAGGGCTGGGAGGCGGCCATTGAACGGGTGCTCGGTGATCGCCTTCATGCCCGGGTGCTTGCTGCGCCTGAGCAGAGCGTGAAGCACAGCACTTTATGGGAATCTGCCGAAGAACTGACGAGCCTTTCTGAAGATGCCTTGCTGAGGATGCTGAAGATTCCTGATAGGTTACGAAAAGGCATGCAGGACTGGCTCTGGGGCTTGCGAACCGCGCCCGACCTGGCCAGTGCCATGGCCAAGCGGCATGAGCTGGGAGCGGGGGAAGCCTGGATAACTCCGCTGGGAGTCATTGTGCATGCGATGGGTGTGACTTTTCCCGAACAGGAAGACGCAGCCAGCCTGCTGCAATGTCGGCGGGAACTGGAAGATAACCAGCAGCTTATGACGGCCGCCGAGGCGCAGGCCGTTGCCACGCAAACAGCGCTGAATGAAGCCCAAGAGGCTCTTCGCGTTTTGCAAATACCCCTGCGCGAAGCTGAAGCACAAGTGCAGAAACTTGGCCGGGAACTAGCACAGGAACGGGAGTCTGTCGCCCGTTTACGCAGTCGGGTGGAATCGGAAGATCAGCAACGGACCGAGCGGCAAATGGAAGCCCAGCGTCTGGAATCGGAAAAAACCGCCAGCTCGGAACGCCTGAGCGGGCTGCGCAAGGCTTTTGCCGACGAAGAAGAAAACTGGGCTGTACAGGAAAAACAACTGCGCGAGGCGCAACAAAAAGCGGATAAGGACAAACGCCGTGTTCAGGAATTGCGCAATACCTACGGGCGCTTGCGGGAAGAACGTCAGCAACTGGAATTACAGGTGCAAAAACTGCAGACAGAATCGGCAGCAGCGCAACAGCGCGGTGATGATCTCCAGCAGCAGGATCTGCAACTGATGCAGTCCATTGCGCTCAGCTGCCAGAATCTGGAGGCACTACAGCAAGCCCTTCCTGATTTGCAGGACAAACAGAAAACCCTTCAGGATCGGCTTGGAGAACAACAAGCCATTGTCCAAAAGCATCAGGAATCCGCACAGGCCATAGATCTACAAATACGCACTCTGGAGCAGCAGCGTCATCCGCTGGAAACCCAGTTGCGCAATCTGCAAAAAAACCTGGCGCAGACCGAACAGGAAATGGCTGCCTTGCAGGTCCGTCTGGAAGAAAATGGTCTGCGAGCTGCAGAACTGGCTGAAAATCTGGGGGAAAACCCCGGGCCTTGCCCGGATTCCCGCTCTATGGAAGAACAACTGGCGCGTATAGCTGCCGCCATACAACGTCTGGGCAATGTGAACCTCGCGGCAGAAGAAGAATTAAAAGAGCTGGAGGAGCGGCGCGGAAATTTGTTAAGTCAGGTGGAAGACGTGGAAACGGCTCTGAATAGCCTGGAAGAGGCCATGGCCGCCATGGATCAGGAAACTATCTCGCGCTTTTCCGAAACCCTCCATCAGGTGAATCAGGAATTGCAGAACCTGTTCGCCATTTTGTTCGGAGGTGGTCAGGCAGCCCTGAGTCTGCTGGGTGACGACTTGCTTGATGCCGGTCTGGTTTTACGCGCGCAACCCCCCGGCAAACGCAATGCCAGTTTGCAGCAATTATCTGGTGGAGAAAAGGCTCTGACCGCGATTGCCCTGGTTTTTGCGCTATTTCGGCTGAATCCAGCCCCATTTTGTGTGCTCGACGAGGTAGATGCCCCTCTGGATGACGCCAATGTGGGCCGTTTCTGCCATTTAGTCCAGGAAATGGCCGTGCAAACCCAGTTTTTGATTGTTACCCACCGTAACTTGACCATGCAGGTGGGCGAACAACTTATCGGCGTTACCATGACCGAACCCGGCGTCTCTCGCATTGTACCGGTCTCGGTAGCGGAAACGTTGGCCGCCGCCGCCGATTCTGAATCCTACGCAGCAAATTGA
- a CDS encoding CPBP family intramembrane glutamic endopeptidase has protein sequence MGIWRCLHPRLLFQENLTLILGSLLFLMGMGITIGFALSTQAKPQASQAVFTMILLPAFFIVAGFLIHYWRIISEDLLRILPGFRRQAIGIFVFILILLLVIIAGEMRFSNIPLAGAFILTVYVAFWAAFYAILLNTGGSRRKDRKYWQGFPLLPVYPLIFFPPARDVFLAIPAPVDSVLGILLLLLIVLLMRKTPRQWQEFLSEYLHRPQDIRIQNISWSAPWRWMPGNWHNPILDTARRPQGILAVLFIQPLFPAALIALQFLRVGTSHWPQVLPFLPVIFLLPVLSWGNWSARAFDWQYLTLTGYFGGNHQQASTHIVKSYAAHTSLLALVLLFWPALILILLGYPILQISMILLILYMGILVLAWAPMGIIGLGFTGILQQIILLLSFGLDAVLVLRSAHYWFYRHLIHVPFHLRGTLVLMFMALVSVGFAAYLVRQRLSRSDWNLSQFSAQKIRQTGQKYTLSAENNKQRTTRKSLNTHWGPWAAIILFLSFFFGQAIIVIIMVMLRDFVVGAQLGMHYALLHEKMPPLVLEKSLHQISTTFRIWLGILSYTLCALAILIFLLMKFPREVWRKAEGFAWRKPSRPNAYLLALILVILIGLIAHGLFQVFPPPSHLNPRALGLFEGLKGSGLRHYVVLLLLIVIAPFTEEIIFRGAIYAGLRRRFSSGWSALFVSLLFVLAHVPSKIEQFHYPPALIIIVLLAAALIFLRIRYRSLWPGILLHMVWNGSGFLLLLWH, from the coding sequence ATGGGTATCTGGCGCTGTCTCCACCCGCGCCTGCTGTTTCAGGAAAACCTGACCCTGATACTGGGTAGCCTCCTATTTTTAATGGGGATGGGTATAACAATCGGCTTTGCACTTTCCACCCAGGCTAAGCCACAGGCGTCGCAAGCGGTTTTTACAATGATATTACTGCCCGCATTTTTTATCGTAGCCGGCTTTCTCATCCATTACTGGCGGATAATTTCTGAAGACCTTTTGAGAATTTTACCCGGTTTTCGCAGGCAGGCCATTGGTATATTTGTTTTTATTCTTATTCTCTTGCTGGTCATCATTGCCGGAGAAATGCGGTTTTCAAACATTCCCTTGGCAGGGGCCTTTATTTTAACGGTTTACGTGGCATTTTGGGCTGCTTTTTATGCGATTTTGCTCAATACCGGCGGAAGCCGCAGGAAAGACCGAAAATATTGGCAGGGATTCCCCCTGCTTCCAGTGTATCCCCTCATATTTTTCCCACCTGCCAGAGATGTTTTTTTAGCGATTCCCGCACCAGTGGATTCGGTTCTGGGAATTCTACTGCTTTTACTCATCGTCCTGCTGATGCGAAAAACGCCACGACAGTGGCAAGAATTTTTATCCGAATACCTGCACAGGCCCCAGGATATTCGCATCCAGAACATCTCGTGGAGCGCACCCTGGCGCTGGATGCCCGGCAACTGGCACAATCCCATCCTGGATACGGCGCGACGGCCGCAGGGAATTCTGGCGGTTCTTTTTATTCAACCCTTGTTCCCGGCTGCTCTTATTGCATTACAATTTTTGCGGGTTGGCACATCGCATTGGCCACAGGTTCTACCTTTTCTTCCGGTCATTTTTCTCCTACCTGTCTTATCATGGGGTAACTGGTCGGCACGGGCATTTGACTGGCAATATCTGACGCTTACCGGTTATTTTGGTGGCAATCACCAGCAGGCAAGTACGCACATTGTAAAAAGTTACGCTGCGCATACCAGCCTGCTGGCCCTGGTATTACTGTTTTGGCCGGCCCTTATTTTGATTCTTCTGGGATATCCTATTCTGCAAATCAGCATGATTTTGTTGATTTTGTATATGGGCATTCTGGTGCTGGCCTGGGCACCCATGGGTATAATCGGTCTGGGTTTTACCGGTATCCTGCAGCAAATCATCCTGCTTCTTTCTTTTGGGTTGGATGCTGTTCTGGTGTTGCGCAGCGCGCACTACTGGTTTTATCGCCACCTGATTCATGTGCCCTTTCACCTGCGCGGAACACTGGTTTTAATGTTTATGGCCCTTGTCAGTGTGGGGTTTGCCGCCTATCTTGTCCGACAACGTCTGAGTCGCAGTGACTGGAATTTATCCCAATTTTCTGCCCAAAAAATCCGGCAGACAGGACAAAAGTACACTTTATCGGCAGAAAACAACAAGCAACGGACTACCAGAAAATCTCTTAACACGCATTGGGGGCCCTGGGCAGCGATAATCCTCTTTCTGAGCTTTTTCTTCGGTCAGGCCATCATTGTCATTATTATGGTCATGCTGCGGGATTTCGTCGTCGGCGCGCAGTTGGGTATGCATTATGCCTTACTCCATGAAAAAATGCCGCCGCTTGTCCTGGAAAAGTCCTTACACCAAATCAGTACTACGTTCCGTATCTGGCTGGGCATCCTGAGCTATACGCTTTGTGCATTGGCGATCCTGATTTTTTTACTGATGAAATTTCCTCGGGAGGTCTGGCGCAAAGCTGAAGGTTTTGCCTGGCGCAAACCCAGTCGTCCAAATGCCTATCTGCTGGCCTTGATACTGGTCATTCTCATCGGTCTCATTGCTCATGGTCTTTTCCAGGTATTTCCTCCACCCAGCCATCTGAACCCGCGCGCATTAGGTCTCTTTGAGGGACTGAAAGGCTCAGGATTGAGGCACTACGTGGTCCTTTTGTTGCTGATTGTCATTGCGCCCTTTACCGAAGAAATTATTTTTCGGGGAGCCATATATGCCGGGCTGCGCCGGCGGTTTTCATCAGGCTGGTCGGCCCTGTTCGTCAGTTTGCTTTTTGTGTTAGCCCATGTACCCAGCAAAATCGAACAGTTTCATTACCCTCCGGCATTGATTATCATCGTCCTATTGGCAGCCGCATTAATATTTTTGCGCATCCGCTATCGTTCACTCTGGCCTGGAATCCTGCTTCATATGGTATGGAATGGCAGTGGCTTTCTGTTACTACTTTGGCATTGA
- a CDS encoding ABC transporter ATP-binding protein, producing the protein MNPSGQDTALLRCRTVGKFYGEARILREISLDLYPGEIVALLGPNGAGKSTLLTCLIGLILANTGDIELFGQDIQQLDTQNRIQTGFVPQEFSGFSWMRVKQLLELIAGFYPASGRHWKKLEDWADLDSSKKVQELSGGQRQRLAIVLAMRHRPRLLILDEPVSQLDPQARQDFLSLLQEHALEHEAAVLLSSHIVSDLERICSRFLVLHHGRIIAEWPRETLQPGEAESRFLAMTRDSN; encoded by the coding sequence ATGAATCCTTCCGGGCAGGACACAGCCTTATTACGCTGCAGAACTGTTGGCAAATTTTATGGAGAAGCACGAATACTCAGGGAGATTTCTCTGGACTTATATCCTGGGGAAATCGTGGCGTTACTGGGTCCCAATGGTGCCGGCAAAAGTACCCTGCTGACCTGTCTTATCGGGCTCATTCTCGCCAATACTGGTGACATTGAGTTATTCGGTCAGGATATCCAGCAACTGGATACCCAAAACCGCATTCAGACTGGCTTTGTTCCCCAGGAATTCAGTGGTTTTTCCTGGATGCGGGTCAAGCAACTTCTTGAGTTGATTGCGGGCTTCTATCCTGCTTCCGGTCGCCACTGGAAAAAACTCGAAGACTGGGCTGATCTGGACTCCAGCAAAAAAGTCCAGGAACTTTCGGGTGGACAAAGACAACGTCTGGCTATTGTCCTAGCCATGCGCCACCGCCCGCGTTTACTAATTCTTGATGAACCTGTGTCTCAACTGGATCCACAGGCACGTCAGGATTTCCTGTCCCTGCTGCAGGAGCACGCCCTGGAGCATGAAGCTGCCGTACTGCTCTCATCTCACATTGTTTCTGATCTTGAACGCATTTGTTCGCGTTTTCTGGTACTCCACCACGGCCGGATAATTGCAGAGTGGCCCCGCGAAACCTTACAGCCCGGAGAAGCGGAAAGCCGATTCCTGGCAATGACCAGAGACAGCAACTGA